A genomic window from Triticum urartu cultivar G1812 chromosome 7, Tu2.1, whole genome shotgun sequence includes:
- the LOC125524161 gene encoding glucan endo-1,3-beta-glucosidase 11-like produces MAPFATSTRPASLQLSALLCVLLFSEVWVLQCSAAIGINYGQVGNNLPTPAQVVSLLSSLRVGKVRIYDVNPQVLAAFAGTGIELIVTVPNDLVQPMAASAGQAMQWATANIKPYFPATRVTGIAVGNEVFTDDDQALKASLVPAMRNLHAALAQLGMDGYVHVSTASSLGVLANSYPPSQGAFTPECAPLMLPFLRFLAETNAPFWINAYPYFAYKADPANVSLSYALSDPYHVGAVDPYTHLQYTSMLYAQVDAVTFAAARLGYGGIPVFVSETGWPSKGDADEVGATVENARAYNRNLLVRQVGNEGTPLRPRQRLEVYLFALFNEDMKPGPTSERNYGLYQPDGRMVYNVGLAQQQTTSAASLSLAASSAPPAMDVGKDLTSLCLISALAILLTSQAFLLG; encoded by the exons ATGGCGCCATTTGCGACGTCGACGAGGCCGGCGTCCCTGCAGCTCTCTGCCCTCCTCTGCGTCCTCCTCTTCTCAG AGGTTTGGGTGCTGCAATGCAGCGCGGCGATCGGCATCAACTACGGGCAGGTGGGCAACAACCTGCCGACGCCGGCGCAGGTGGTGTCGCTGCTGTCGTCGCTGCGGGTGGGCAAGGTGCGCATCTACGACGTGAACCCGCAGGTGCTGGCGGCGTTCGCCGGCACGGGCATCGAGCTCATCGTCACCGTGCCCAACGACCTGGTGCAGCCCATGGCCGCCAGCGCGGGGCAGGCCATGCAGTGGGCCACCGCCAACATCAAGCCCTACTTCCCGGCCACGCGCGTCACGGGCATCGCCGTCGGGAACGAGGTGTTCACCGACGACGACCAGGCGCTCAAGGCCAGCCTGGTCCCGGCGATGCGCAACCTTCACGCCGCGCTGGCCCAGCTGGGCATGGACGGGTACGTGCACGTCTCCACGGCCAGCTCCCTCGGCGTGCTCGCCAACTCGTACCCGCCGTCGCAGGGCGCCTTCACGCCGGAGTGCGCCCCCCTCATGCTCCCATTCCTCCGCTTCCTCGCCGAGACCAACGCCCCCTTCTGGATCAACGCCTACCCCTACTTCGCCTACAAGGCCGACCCCGCAAA CGTGTCCCTGTCGTACGCGCTGTCGGACCCGTACCACGTCGGCGCGGTGGACCCCTACACGCACCTGCAGTACACGAGCATGCTGTACGCGCAGGTGGACGCGGTGACCTTCGCGGCGGCGCGGCTGGGCTACGGCGGCATCCCGGTGTTCGTGTCGGAGACGGGGTGGCCGTCCAAGGGCGACGCCGACGAGGTGGGCGCCACGGTGGAGAACGCCCGCGCCTACAACCGGAACCTGTTGGTGCGGCAGGTGGGCAACGAGGGCACGCCGCTGCGCCCCCGCCAGCGCCTCGAGGTCTACCTCTTCGCGCTCTTCAACGAGGACATGAAGCCCGGCCCCACCTCCGAGCGCAACTACGGCCTCTACCAGCCCGACGGCCGGATGGTCTACAACGTCGGCCTCGCCCAGCAGCAGACCACGTCGGcggcctccctctccctcgccgcCTCCTCCGCGCCCCCCGCCATG GATGTTGGAAAGGACTTGACGAGCCTGTGCCTCATCTCAGCTCTGGCCATCCTGCTCACCTCCCAGGCTTTCTTACTGGGATAG